In Luteitalea sp. TBR-22, one genomic interval encodes:
- a CDS encoding AAA domain-containing protein yields MSSALERSARLAQFLREAVGIRSKPVVEVSKYPNVLWFSNMPGQQETKDLRSPLLASSWRDDDFRWLVVNRVREKSAPEPPKTCRPWLETVVLDDPAKEPGMVPLVRLQPDGTEIEVPPSLEAVEAWSAYLQQSWMPWASATRVLRRVRAIYEELFAIRNQLQGQEDGYDLFIGCGLLQMRLEDGRAARRHLLAFPAEIDIDDKTGTLTVRPSASFVQAVMESEYLDAVTRASLQKQWQRMGAQMEEIGPALHNRAGLTSALRQLVFEVAGDAEYIDDMVATTDVPPHARARFAPAIVFRPRSARALEKVLRDIEQQMSSGSVEPGRLPYAWRQLIEDPDAPAPDPVEPGGHGAPVETYFPLPANDEQLQIVRLANNKAGVVVQGPPGTGKSHTIANLISHYLASGQRVLVTAEKAQALKVLRDKLPEPLRELCVTLLGSGAEADKDLERNVRALLERYQRSLLSPGCYIREADRLGDEIEACQRTLERHERSVLEIRQAEGEIVSPRPGYSGTRAHIARLLQEHADERGWIADALSWETPCPPFAPGWAALADYHASLTPEARAALQRRWIPLPFAAQDAFDVLEGVAQATLALRTLNLSVAEDAADADLAHLEAYLRRVQQLELTRGDAWTKDVRRDVFARDTSRFEALHRQAKAALRKVTQNVTDAVRDIEVSGDRSIADTVRDIGRLHAHFAAGGKMREFVFFTPAVITETSWLAEHVTLDGQPFRIPEDVEVAKKAIDAAAVVAGAWKPWKEHGEEGLDATQQVAVLKARLEVLGQWLELPAPWDSVSANVQAWLQRTVADGADTASLLQAVCARRSVLALARARERRDALVALLPEPGPDDLPTIAAVATALVAEDAKALGRVLADLESERARRQDFERYTDWLATVETHAPRAAATIRSAEGSPDLVPRLERFEEAWDHACTRAWLDAQLDPVRQRSLQAQLAATRERLEELRRDAVAARARHHAAERLDIRGKALLESWSNAVRNIPQTGRTVFARRAAARELLGSALDRIPAWVVSLNRLYETVSTRPGEFDIAIVDEASQCGLEALPLFYLAKQVIVVGDDKQISPSAVGVDATAVPSLANTLLPDFARRANLTLQSSLFDHSRVNLLHGISLREHFRCVPEIIRFSNELCYDGKLVPLKQAGRDRLPPLESRHVADGLRKSDSNLPEAKAIVETLLQCHRDARYEGMTFGVISLQGDEQASLIERLVMKQAPQLFSERSLRCGNPYAFQGDERNVIFLSMVTAPNIDSRALTGPTFEQRFNVAMSRAQDQVWLFHSVRQEHLARECLRARVLQFFETPVDVSIQGTELSLPELQRLAARRPRVRGEQPRPFDSWFELDVALALASRGLKVSAQVSVASRRIDLVVEGRNWRLAVECDGDAFHGADRFQEDLARQRQLERAGWQFVRILESQFYADPSAALEEVLELCEELTEEQEEAEAATDAGPVDSVVHQAPPAAPDDACEQVTEDAAWPLPSSAEQSDEEDEDDVNEPGGEAIEAELDFAPSPAVTTGPFTGHVGKRYPNPRTAPARNVADAVLEILRQDGPMPKASIYKLYRDGCPEVSRASKTLKQAINRVISNLQRSRRVIATDEGSGRRLAAEVTLRSADTDAVRVRPLGARTFADVPISEIAARLRVLAGGKVPPRGDRVELFQQVLRDLGLPHRVDSCLPRFEFAARLAFEPDRWSAPGGPGPLTQTLPLE; encoded by the coding sequence ATGTCCTCCGCGCTCGAGCGTTCTGCTCGCCTCGCTCAGTTCCTTCGTGAAGCCGTCGGCATCCGCTCGAAGCCGGTGGTCGAGGTTTCGAAGTATCCGAATGTGCTCTGGTTCTCGAACATGCCGGGCCAGCAGGAGACCAAGGATCTGCGGTCGCCTTTGCTCGCCTCCAGCTGGCGAGACGACGACTTTCGCTGGCTCGTGGTGAACCGCGTGCGGGAGAAGAGCGCTCCCGAGCCTCCGAAGACCTGCCGCCCTTGGCTCGAGACCGTGGTGCTCGACGACCCGGCAAAGGAGCCGGGGATGGTGCCCCTGGTCCGGCTCCAGCCGGACGGGACCGAGATCGAGGTTCCTCCTTCGTTGGAAGCCGTCGAGGCATGGAGTGCGTATCTCCAGCAATCATGGATGCCGTGGGCGTCTGCCACCCGGGTGCTGCGCCGTGTTCGCGCCATCTACGAGGAGCTGTTCGCGATTCGCAACCAGCTTCAAGGGCAGGAAGATGGTTACGACCTGTTCATCGGCTGCGGGCTCCTGCAGATGCGCCTCGAGGACGGCCGTGCCGCGAGGCGGCACCTCCTCGCATTCCCGGCAGAGATCGACATCGACGACAAGACCGGCACGCTCACGGTTCGGCCATCGGCGTCGTTCGTGCAGGCCGTGATGGAATCGGAGTACCTCGACGCGGTCACCCGCGCCAGCCTGCAGAAGCAGTGGCAGCGGATGGGAGCGCAGATGGAGGAGATCGGGCCTGCGCTGCACAACCGCGCCGGCCTGACATCCGCACTGAGGCAGCTGGTGTTCGAGGTCGCCGGAGATGCGGAGTACATCGACGACATGGTGGCCACCACAGACGTGCCACCACACGCGCGTGCTCGCTTCGCTCCCGCGATCGTCTTTCGCCCTCGATCGGCTCGCGCACTGGAGAAGGTGCTCAGGGACATCGAGCAGCAGATGTCATCCGGCTCTGTCGAGCCCGGCCGGCTGCCCTATGCATGGCGACAGCTCATCGAGGATCCCGATGCGCCTGCTCCTGATCCGGTCGAGCCTGGCGGGCATGGCGCTCCGGTCGAGACCTACTTCCCCCTGCCGGCCAATGACGAGCAACTGCAGATCGTGCGTCTGGCCAACAACAAGGCGGGGGTGGTGGTGCAGGGGCCGCCTGGCACGGGCAAGAGCCACACGATTGCCAACCTGATCTCGCACTACCTCGCATCTGGCCAGCGTGTCCTGGTGACGGCCGAAAAGGCGCAGGCGTTGAAGGTGCTCCGCGACAAGCTGCCTGAGCCCCTTCGCGAGCTCTGCGTGACGCTGCTTGGCTCAGGTGCCGAGGCCGACAAGGACCTCGAGAGAAACGTGCGCGCCCTCCTGGAGCGATACCAGCGCTCCCTGCTTTCTCCGGGGTGCTACATCAGGGAGGCCGATCGGCTCGGTGATGAGATCGAGGCCTGTCAACGCACTCTCGAGCGGCACGAGCGCAGTGTGCTCGAGATCAGGCAGGCTGAAGGGGAGATCGTCTCGCCCCGACCCGGCTACTCCGGGACGAGAGCCCACATCGCGCGCCTGCTGCAGGAGCATGCAGACGAGCGCGGATGGATTGCGGACGCCCTTTCATGGGAGACGCCTTGCCCGCCGTTTGCGCCTGGGTGGGCTGCCCTCGCCGACTACCACGCCTCGCTCACACCTGAAGCCCGCGCCGCCCTGCAGCGTCGCTGGATTCCGCTGCCGTTTGCGGCCCAGGACGCCTTCGACGTGCTCGAGGGCGTTGCTCAGGCGACGCTCGCGCTTCGCACCCTGAACCTCTCCGTGGCTGAAGACGCGGCCGATGCCGATCTTGCGCACCTCGAGGCTTACCTCCGTCGGGTCCAGCAACTCGAGCTCACGCGCGGTGATGCGTGGACGAAAGACGTGAGGCGAGACGTCTTTGCGCGTGACACCTCCCGGTTCGAGGCCCTGCATCGGCAGGCCAAGGCCGCGCTCCGCAAGGTTACGCAGAATGTGACGGACGCTGTGCGCGACATCGAAGTCTCCGGCGACCGCTCGATTGCGGACACCGTGCGGGACATCGGTCGACTCCACGCGCACTTCGCGGCAGGCGGGAAGATGCGTGAGTTCGTCTTCTTCACTCCCGCGGTCATTACGGAGACGAGCTGGCTTGCCGAGCACGTGACCCTCGACGGACAGCCATTCAGGATTCCCGAAGACGTCGAGGTGGCGAAGAAGGCCATCGACGCGGCGGCGGTTGTGGCAGGTGCCTGGAAGCCCTGGAAGGAGCACGGCGAAGAAGGCCTCGACGCGACGCAGCAGGTCGCCGTACTGAAGGCACGGCTCGAGGTCCTTGGACAGTGGCTGGAGCTTCCGGCCCCGTGGGACTCGGTCTCTGCGAATGTTCAAGCGTGGCTCCAGCGGACCGTCGCCGACGGTGCTGACACAGCCAGCCTGCTCCAGGCCGTATGCGCTCGCAGGTCGGTCCTTGCCCTCGCCCGGGCGCGTGAGCGGCGGGACGCGCTCGTCGCGCTGTTGCCGGAGCCTGGTCCCGACGACCTCCCGACTATCGCGGCGGTGGCGACAGCGCTCGTGGCCGAAGATGCCAAGGCTCTCGGCCGTGTGTTGGCGGATCTGGAGTCCGAGCGCGCTCGTCGGCAAGACTTCGAGCGCTACACGGATTGGCTGGCCACGGTCGAGACTCACGCGCCTCGCGCGGCTGCGACTATCAGGAGCGCAGAGGGCTCGCCAGACCTGGTGCCGCGTCTCGAGCGCTTCGAGGAGGCATGGGACCACGCCTGCACCCGCGCATGGCTCGACGCGCAGCTGGATCCGGTTCGGCAACGCAGCCTGCAGGCCCAACTGGCGGCGACGCGGGAGCGATTGGAAGAGCTGCGCAGGGACGCCGTGGCCGCGCGTGCCCGGCACCATGCCGCGGAGCGGCTCGACATCCGGGGAAAGGCCCTGCTCGAGTCCTGGAGCAACGCGGTACGCAATATCCCGCAGACAGGGAGAACGGTCTTCGCGAGAAGAGCCGCAGCGAGGGAGTTGCTCGGCTCCGCACTGGATCGCATTCCAGCATGGGTCGTGTCGCTGAACCGCCTGTACGAGACGGTGAGCACGAGACCGGGGGAGTTCGACATCGCGATCGTCGACGAGGCATCGCAGTGCGGCCTCGAAGCCCTACCGCTCTTCTACCTCGCCAAGCAGGTGATCGTCGTGGGCGACGACAAGCAGATCTCTCCGTCTGCCGTGGGCGTCGATGCGACGGCAGTGCCCTCGCTCGCCAACACCCTGTTGCCCGATTTCGCGAGACGGGCGAACCTCACCCTGCAGTCGAGTCTGTTCGACCACAGCAGGGTGAACCTGCTGCACGGTATTTCCCTCCGGGAGCACTTCAGGTGTGTTCCCGAGATCATCAGGTTCAGCAACGAACTGTGCTACGACGGGAAGCTCGTACCGCTCAAGCAGGCCGGAAGAGATCGCCTGCCGCCGCTTGAGTCTCGGCACGTAGCGGATGGCCTCAGGAAGAGCGACAGCAACCTGCCCGAAGCCAAGGCCATTGTCGAAACCCTGTTGCAGTGCCATCGCGATGCCAGGTACGAGGGCATGACGTTCGGAGTCATCAGCCTTCAAGGCGATGAACAGGCGAGCCTCATCGAACGGCTCGTCATGAAGCAAGCGCCACAGCTCTTCAGTGAGCGCAGCCTGCGGTGCGGCAATCCCTACGCCTTTCAGGGCGACGAACGGAACGTCATCTTCCTGAGCATGGTCACGGCGCCGAACATCGACAGCCGAGCACTGACGGGTCCCACGTTCGAACAGCGATTCAACGTCGCGATGAGTCGTGCGCAGGATCAAGTCTGGCTGTTTCACAGCGTCCGCCAGGAACATCTCGCGAGGGAGTGCCTCCGCGCCCGAGTCCTCCAGTTCTTCGAGACTCCTGTCGATGTCAGCATTCAGGGCACCGAGCTGTCTCTCCCGGAGCTTCAGCGACTCGCCGCTCGTCGACCGCGCGTTCGCGGGGAGCAGCCCCGGCCATTCGACAGTTGGTTCGAGCTGGACGTGGCTCTGGCGCTCGCGAGCCGAGGACTGAAGGTGTCGGCGCAGGTGTCGGTTGCTTCGCGCCGCATCGACCTGGTGGTGGAAGGGCGGAACTGGAGGCTCGCCGTCGAGTGTGATGGCGATGCGTTTCACGGTGCGGACAGGTTCCAGGAGGACCTCGCGCGTCAGCGTCAGCTCGAGCGGGCAGGGTGGCAGTTCGTCAGGATTCTCGAGAGCCAGTTCTACGCCGACCCGAGCGCTGCACTCGAAGAGGTGCTGGAGCTGTGCGAGGAGTTGACGGAGGAGCAGGAGGAGGCCGAGGCGGCGACTGATGCAGGTCCGGTCGACTCAGTCGTTCATCAGGCGCCCCCGGCAGCGCCAGACGACGCTTGCGAGCAAGTCACCGAAGACGCCGCTTGGCCTCTACCGTCATCGGCGGAGCAGTCCGACGAAGAGGACGAGGATGACGTGAACGAGCCCGGTGGGGAGGCGATCGAGGCGGAACTCGACTTCGCCCCGAGCCCTGCCGTCACGACTGGCCCGTTCACCGGCCATGTGGGCAAGCGCTATCCGAACCCTAGGACGGCACCTGCACGCAACGTCGCGGACGCGGTCCTCGAGATCCTGAGGCAAGACGGCCCCATGCCCAAGGCGTCCATCTACAAGCTCTACAGGGATGGATGCCCAGAGGTGTCTCGCGCCTCCAAGACTTTGAAACAGGCAATCAACCGGGTCATCAGCAACCTGCAGCGCTCCCGACGCGTGATCGCCACTGACGAGGGTTCGGGCAGACGCCTCGCCGCGGAAGTCACCCTGCGCAGCGCGGACACTGACGCCGTGCGCGTGCGCCCCCTCGGGGCGAGAACGTTCGCCGATGTGCCGATCTCCGAGATTGCGGCGCGCCTGCGCGTGCTTGCCGGTGGCAAGGTGCCCCCTCGAGGCGACCGCGTGGAACTGTTCCAGCAGGTACTCAGGGATCTCGGCCTGCCGCACCGGGTGGACAGCTGCCTGCCGAGGTTCGAGTTTGCTGCCCGCCTCGCATTCGAACCGGACAGGTGGTCAGCGCCAGGCGGGCCCGGTCCTCTCACGCAGACGCTCCCGCTGGAGTAG
- a CDS encoding DUF433 domain-containing protein gives MNLLDRIVVVPDVRFGKPCVRGTRITVGDVLGYLAGGMSEDEILQDFPQLERDDIRACLASRSRL, from the coding sequence ATGAATCTCCTGGACCGCATCGTGGTGGTGCCCGACGTGCGCTTCGGGAAGCCGTGCGTGCGCGGCACCCGGATCACCGTCGGCGACGTGCTGGGCTACCTCGCCGGGGGCATGAGCGAGGACGAGATCCTGCAGGACTTCCCGCAGCTCGAGCGCGACGACATCCGGGCGTGCCTTGCATCGCGGTCGCGACTGTAA
- a CDS encoding CopG family ribbon-helix-helix protein — protein MELHLSRELEGKLAAAAVRRGVSIEVLAREALERAVDYDDWFVREVESGMAQIGAGQTLSHDDVGTRLAKKLADHDAGR, from the coding sequence ATGGAACTGCATCTGTCGCGTGAGCTCGAAGGCAAGCTGGCAGCGGCGGCGGTCCGCCGGGGCGTGTCGATCGAGGTCCTGGCTCGCGAGGCACTCGAGCGTGCGGTTGACTACGACGACTGGTTTGTCCGCGAGGTCGAGTCGGGCATGGCCCAGATCGGTGCCGGCCAGACGCTGTCCCACGATGACGTCGGGACCCGACTGGCGAAGAAGCTCGCCGACCACGACGCCGGTCGCTGA
- a CDS encoding type II toxin-antitoxin system RelE/ParE family toxin — MQLRWTEAAAADLERIADYLLAQSPDRAPDLVKSLYHAPEALLEFPRRGRPGKKTDTRELVLSPLPWIVVYTVRDDVVHVVRILHGAQRWP; from the coding sequence ATGCAACTGCGCTGGACGGAGGCGGCGGCCGCAGATCTGGAGCGCATCGCCGACTACCTCCTGGCCCAATCGCCGGACCGCGCGCCCGATCTCGTGAAGTCGCTCTACCACGCCCCGGAGGCGCTGTTGGAGTTCCCGCGTCGCGGACGCCCCGGGAAGAAGACCGACACACGCGAACTGGTGCTCTCGCCGTTGCCGTGGATTGTGGTCTACACGGTTCGGGATGACGTGGTCCACGTCGTCCGCATCCTGCACGGAGCGCAACGCTGGCCCTGA